One genomic window of Lates calcarifer isolate ASB-BC8 unplaced genomic scaffold, TLL_Latcal_v3 _unitig_1103_quiver_824, whole genome shotgun sequence includes the following:
- the LOC108886315 gene encoding centriolar coiled-coil protein of 110 kDa isoform X2 yields MCGCPEMESYEEFCLRSLAILQEEGKFKKTTCEPLCSLKARSVICFHGRAVLSPLLSAEQRREMCGHRQRAVQQELDRQNQQRNKLLARVQDILDQAQTHTQKLQSDEVDKLPVSKSATVSGYTLVTDSPGLPRDPGCGLQTNDRPATPCSETPTLNGFKAVEEMKVDKEEKSDEEEEEEEEDISLDSLLKRSREYVKREQSQQGSKVVHTVTRTAPSEVVSDKENKSCSPVGDTGVEFGFSLHHSPIGTPQIQHQTPYDPSVQQSGCLSPTLPDRYVRLPSPESGISPRARRRRPRPVSTGNIHISFPIGPADLIPRSPGRSGEGASMADWGEALAGVIKSSGHWGSVGNEGASRSGNRRSSHCGTSPVREACSPISASVPSPMGHHDHLAAGFRRRCHTLDSQLNTYPSGVEHIDRSQERVPRFMAGVTWLAPSRRTPAAPLNQSYEVENPSLSLLRPRVTPDLPQVTLRVEPDDHQGPNNGRITPAVLRNAPETQASNTEETQRRAQALEDMQRRLEEEHALQMSLLLAEQEKEQQRLRLELEETERRLKEQGCVRPLSGDACGWKCRSMSDSCPVVSPSCPGLSPVHTPSERSPGHSIGFPSPVSSSVCSPSVQPPAYLWGPTWTASKPRARQSLVLTAEQQRAFCRIGAITRGFLTRRLLKTEKVKHLRQTIVDTQEFIRSFQTEAPQKKCTLSAQDLSLQERVKAQLRAALYDIHDIFFEMPLGDRLALLQQDRELRTERRLRDMEKTKCPKERVVLSAATQRSLDRKKRVGESPAQARKMQQKPKSPTTNRVLKPSQCQNSPVPGQLNRQGHHSMTLAVSSQELVQKDP; encoded by the exons ATGTGTGGGTGTCCAGAGATGGAAAGCTATGAGGAGTTTTGCCTGCGGAGTTTGGCCATActgcaggaggaggggaaatTCAAGAAGACAACATGTGAGCCACTGTGTTCCCTGAAGGCTCGCTCTGTCATCTGCTTTCATGGAAGAGCTGTGCTTTCGCCACTG TTGAGTGCAGAGCAGCGCAGGGAGATGTGCGGCCACAGACAGAGGGCGGTCCAGCAGGAGCTGGACAGGCAGAACCAGCAGAGGAACAAGCTTTTGGCCCGAGTTCAGGACATTCTGGATCAAGCTCAG acacacacacagaagctaCAGAGTGACGAGGTTGACAAGCTGCCCGTTTCTAAATCTGCGACAGTCAGTGGCTACACCCTGGTCACTGACTCACCTGGACTTCCCAGAGACCCTGGATGTGGGCTTCAGACAAATGATCGACCTGCCACTCCCTGCTCTGAGACCCCCACCCTCAATGGCTTCAAGGCAGTGGAGGAAATGAAGGTggacaaagaagagaaaagtgatgaggaagaggaggaggaggaagaggacattAGTTTGGACAGCCTTCTTAAGAGATCAAGAGAGTAtgtgaagagagagcagagtcagCAGGGGTCAAAAGTTGTCCACACAGTCACCCGGACTGCCCCGTCTGAGGTGGTTTCTGACAAGGAGAATAAGAGCTGTAGTCCTGTGGGGGACACAGGCGTTGAATTTGGATTCAGTCTGCATCATAGTCCTATTGGCACACCTCAGATCCAGCACCAAACTCCGTATGACCCCAGTGTCCAACAGTCTGGCTGCCTCTCTCCTACTCTACCCGACCGGTATGTTCGTCTCCCCAGTCCTGAGTCTGGCATTAGTCCCCGTGCACGGAGACGCAGACCACGCCCAGTATCTACGGGCAACATCCATATTTCATTTCCGATTGGCCCAGCAGACCTTATACCCCGAAGCCCAGGAAGGTCAGGGGAAGGTGCGAGCATGGCAGATTGGGGAGAAGCTCTCGCAGGAGTCATAAAGTCCTCTGGTCACTGGGGCTCAGTGGGGAATGAAGGTGCTAGCAGGAGTGGCAATCGTCGATCCAGTCACTGTGGAACCAGTCCAGTGCGCGAGGCCTGTAGTCCCATTAGTGCCTCAGTGCCCAGCCCGATGGGACACCATGACCACCTGGCTGCAGGTTTTCGCCGGCGCTGCCACACCCTGGACAGCCAGTTGAACACCTACCCCTCTGGAGTTGAGCACATAGACCGCAGCCAGGAAAGAGTGCCTCGCTTCATGGCAGGAGTTACATGGTTGGCTCCAAGTCGGCGCACCCCTGCAGCTCCTTTAAACCAGTCGTATGAGGTAGAGAATCCTTCACTATCTCTGCTGAGGCCCCGTGTGACTCCTGACTTGCCTCAGGTCACACTCAGGGTGGAACCTGACGATCACCAGGGGCCAAACAATGGAAGGATCACACCAGCAGTCCTCAGAAATGCACCTGAAACACAGGCCAGCAACACAG AGGAGACCCAGAGGCGAGCGCAGGCTCTAGAGGACATGCAAAGGCGTCTGGAGGAGGAGCATGCCTTGCAGATGTCACTGCTCCTGGCTGAGCAGGAGAAAGAGCAACAGCGCCTCCGTCTG GAGcttgaagagacagagagaaggctGAAGGAGCAGGGCTGTGTGCGGCCTCTGAGTGGGGATGCTTGTGGGTGGAAGTGTAGGTCTATGAGTGACAGCTGTCCTGTTGTGAGCCCCTCCTGCCCAGGACTAAGCCCTGTCCACACACCTTCAGAGCGATCACCCGGACACAGTATAG GTTTTCCCAGTCCTGTCAGTTCCAGCGTGTGCTCTCCTTCTGTCCAGCCTCCAGCTTATCTGTGGGGCCCCACTTGGACAGCTAGCAAACCTCGAGCAAGGCAAAGTCTG GttctgacagcagagcagcagagggctTTCTGTCGAATTGGCGCCATCACTCGTGGCTTCCTCACTCGCCGACTGCTCAAAACAGAGAAGGTCAAACACCTGCGCCAGACCATTGTG gATACACAGGAGTTCATCCGTTCATTCCAGACTGAAGCTCCACAGAAGAAATGCACCCTCTCAGCACAAGATCTCTCACTGCAGGAGAGAGTTAAAGCCCAG TTACGTGCAGCCCTGTATGACATCCATGACATCTTCTTTGAAATGCCTCTGGGGGATCGATTAGCATTGCTGCAGCAGGACAGGGAGCTCCGGACAGAGAGGAGGCTGCGAGACATG GAGAAAACCAAGTGCCCCAAGGAGAGAGTGGTTCTGTCTGCTGCTACACAGAGGTCTCTTGACAGGAAAAAGAG AGTTGGTGAATCTCCAGCGCAGGCCAGGAAGATGCAGCAGAAGCCAAAAAGCCCAACTACCAACAG aGTTCTGAAGCCAAGCCAATGCCAAAATTCTCCTGTCCCAGGCCAGCTGAACCGTCAGGG TCATCACAGCATGACACTGGCTGTTTCCTCTCAGGAGCTGGTACAGAAAGACCCCTGA
- the LOC108886319 gene encoding uncharacterized protein LOC108886319 isoform X2, translating into MKLSSCLTNSIDENFRRTFPNDAKCGPFNGVIKTFSLDTQKLIPKYKDVELQLIFLQTEEEKIKTRVNKIIQESKKTIYNSLIETIEKEMQDCYTKAAKFRGQDTLKNMRDTIEKHVHDSKDTMFDMAKNEMLRQLDELKTFILEELERTLKGSIELSLKTDDHSIPDFSLELGMVKRYYDELKSCMDEEMSSVSSCTESMTWEQVF; encoded by the exons aaatgACGCAAAATGTGGACCATTCAACGGagtcatcaaaacattttcacttgacACACAGAAGTTGATTCCAAAGTATAAAGATGTCGAACTGCAACTGATTTTTCTTCAGACAGAG GAGGAAAAAATTAAGACAAGAGTCAACAAAATTATCCAGGAAAGTAAGAAAACAATTTACAACAGTCTGATCGAGACAATCGAGAAAGAAATGCAAGACTGCTAcacaa AAGCAGCAAAATTTAGAGGACAGGACACGCTGAAAAACATGAGGGACACTATTGAGAAGCATGTACATGACTCAAAGGACACTATGTTTGACATGGCCAAAAATGAGATGTTGAGACAACTGGATGAACTGAAG ACGTTCATCCTGGAGGAACTGGAGAGAACTCTGAAGGGATCAATTGAGCTGTCACTCAAAACAGATGATCACTCAATCCCAG atttttcattaGAGCTTGGCATGGTGAAGAGATATTATGATGAACTGAAGTCCTGCATGGATGAAGAAATGTCATCAGTAAG CAGCTGCACTGAGTCCATGACATGGGAACAG GTGTTTTAG
- the LOC108886315 gene encoding centriolar coiled-coil protein of 110 kDa isoform X1, with protein MCGCPEMESYEEFCLRSLAILQEEGKFKKTTCEPLCSLKARSVICFHGRAVLSPLLSAEQRREMCGHRQRAVQQELDRQNQQRNKLLARVQDILDQAQTHTQKLQSDEVDKLPVSKSATVSGYTLVTDSPGLPRDPGCGLQTNDRPATPCSETPTLNGFKAVEEMKVDKEEKSDEEEEEEEEDISLDSLLKRSREYVKREQSQQGSKVVHTVTRTAPSEVVSDKENKSCSPVGDTGVEFGFSLHHSPIGTPQIQHQTPYDPSVQQSGCLSPTLPDRYVRLPSPESGISPRARRRRPRPVSTGNIHISFPIGPADLIPRSPGRSGEGASMADWGEALAGVIKSSGHWGSVGNEGASRSGNRRSSHCGTSPVREACSPISASVPSPMGHHDHLAAGFRRRCHTLDSQLNTYPSGVEHIDRSQERVPRFMAGVTWLAPSRRTPAAPLNQSYEVENPSLSLLRPRVTPDLPQVTLRVEPDDHQGPNNGRITPAVLRNAPETQASNTEETQRRAQALEDMQRRLEEEHALQMSLLLAEQEKEQQRLRLELEETERRLKEQGCVRPLSGDACGWKCRSMSDSCPVVSPSCPGLSPVHTPSERSPGHSIGFPSPVSSSVCSPSVQPPAYLWGPTWTASKPRARQSLVLTAEQQRAFCRIGAITRGFLTRRLLKTEKVKHLRQTIVDTQEFIRSFQTEAPQKKCTLSAQDLSLQERVKAQLRAALYDIHDIFFEMPLGDRLALLQQDRELRTERRLRDMEKTKCPKERVVLSAATQRSLDRKKRVGESPAQARKMQQKPKSPTTNRVLKPSQCQNSPVPGQLNRQGSWYRKTPEERVKRSDSLKKQHSLG; from the exons ATGTGTGGGTGTCCAGAGATGGAAAGCTATGAGGAGTTTTGCCTGCGGAGTTTGGCCATActgcaggaggaggggaaatTCAAGAAGACAACATGTGAGCCACTGTGTTCCCTGAAGGCTCGCTCTGTCATCTGCTTTCATGGAAGAGCTGTGCTTTCGCCACTG TTGAGTGCAGAGCAGCGCAGGGAGATGTGCGGCCACAGACAGAGGGCGGTCCAGCAGGAGCTGGACAGGCAGAACCAGCAGAGGAACAAGCTTTTGGCCCGAGTTCAGGACATTCTGGATCAAGCTCAG acacacacacagaagctaCAGAGTGACGAGGTTGACAAGCTGCCCGTTTCTAAATCTGCGACAGTCAGTGGCTACACCCTGGTCACTGACTCACCTGGACTTCCCAGAGACCCTGGATGTGGGCTTCAGACAAATGATCGACCTGCCACTCCCTGCTCTGAGACCCCCACCCTCAATGGCTTCAAGGCAGTGGAGGAAATGAAGGTggacaaagaagagaaaagtgatgaggaagaggaggaggaggaagaggacattAGTTTGGACAGCCTTCTTAAGAGATCAAGAGAGTAtgtgaagagagagcagagtcagCAGGGGTCAAAAGTTGTCCACACAGTCACCCGGACTGCCCCGTCTGAGGTGGTTTCTGACAAGGAGAATAAGAGCTGTAGTCCTGTGGGGGACACAGGCGTTGAATTTGGATTCAGTCTGCATCATAGTCCTATTGGCACACCTCAGATCCAGCACCAAACTCCGTATGACCCCAGTGTCCAACAGTCTGGCTGCCTCTCTCCTACTCTACCCGACCGGTATGTTCGTCTCCCCAGTCCTGAGTCTGGCATTAGTCCCCGTGCACGGAGACGCAGACCACGCCCAGTATCTACGGGCAACATCCATATTTCATTTCCGATTGGCCCAGCAGACCTTATACCCCGAAGCCCAGGAAGGTCAGGGGAAGGTGCGAGCATGGCAGATTGGGGAGAAGCTCTCGCAGGAGTCATAAAGTCCTCTGGTCACTGGGGCTCAGTGGGGAATGAAGGTGCTAGCAGGAGTGGCAATCGTCGATCCAGTCACTGTGGAACCAGTCCAGTGCGCGAGGCCTGTAGTCCCATTAGTGCCTCAGTGCCCAGCCCGATGGGACACCATGACCACCTGGCTGCAGGTTTTCGCCGGCGCTGCCACACCCTGGACAGCCAGTTGAACACCTACCCCTCTGGAGTTGAGCACATAGACCGCAGCCAGGAAAGAGTGCCTCGCTTCATGGCAGGAGTTACATGGTTGGCTCCAAGTCGGCGCACCCCTGCAGCTCCTTTAAACCAGTCGTATGAGGTAGAGAATCCTTCACTATCTCTGCTGAGGCCCCGTGTGACTCCTGACTTGCCTCAGGTCACACTCAGGGTGGAACCTGACGATCACCAGGGGCCAAACAATGGAAGGATCACACCAGCAGTCCTCAGAAATGCACCTGAAACACAGGCCAGCAACACAG AGGAGACCCAGAGGCGAGCGCAGGCTCTAGAGGACATGCAAAGGCGTCTGGAGGAGGAGCATGCCTTGCAGATGTCACTGCTCCTGGCTGAGCAGGAGAAAGAGCAACAGCGCCTCCGTCTG GAGcttgaagagacagagagaaggctGAAGGAGCAGGGCTGTGTGCGGCCTCTGAGTGGGGATGCTTGTGGGTGGAAGTGTAGGTCTATGAGTGACAGCTGTCCTGTTGTGAGCCCCTCCTGCCCAGGACTAAGCCCTGTCCACACACCTTCAGAGCGATCACCCGGACACAGTATAG GTTTTCCCAGTCCTGTCAGTTCCAGCGTGTGCTCTCCTTCTGTCCAGCCTCCAGCTTATCTGTGGGGCCCCACTTGGACAGCTAGCAAACCTCGAGCAAGGCAAAGTCTG GttctgacagcagagcagcagagggctTTCTGTCGAATTGGCGCCATCACTCGTGGCTTCCTCACTCGCCGACTGCTCAAAACAGAGAAGGTCAAACACCTGCGCCAGACCATTGTG gATACACAGGAGTTCATCCGTTCATTCCAGACTGAAGCTCCACAGAAGAAATGCACCCTCTCAGCACAAGATCTCTCACTGCAGGAGAGAGTTAAAGCCCAG TTACGTGCAGCCCTGTATGACATCCATGACATCTTCTTTGAAATGCCTCTGGGGGATCGATTAGCATTGCTGCAGCAGGACAGGGAGCTCCGGACAGAGAGGAGGCTGCGAGACATG GAGAAAACCAAGTGCCCCAAGGAGAGAGTGGTTCTGTCTGCTGCTACACAGAGGTCTCTTGACAGGAAAAAGAG AGTTGGTGAATCTCCAGCGCAGGCCAGGAAGATGCAGCAGAAGCCAAAAAGCCCAACTACCAACAG aGTTCTGAAGCCAAGCCAATGCCAAAATTCTCCTGTCCCAGGCCAGCTGAACCGTCAGGG GAGCTGGTACAGAAAGACCCCTGAGGAGAGAGTAAAGCGCTCAGACAGCCTGAAGAAGCAGCACTCTCTGGGTTGA
- the LOC108886319 gene encoding uncharacterized protein LOC108886319 isoform X1 gives MKLSSRLTNSIDENFRRTFPNDAKCGPFNGVIKTFSLDTQKLIPKYKDVELQLIFLQTEEEKIKTRVNKIIQESKKTIYNSLIETIEKEMQDCYTKAAKFRGQDTLKNMRDTIEKHVHDSKDTMFDMAKNEMLRQLDELKTFILEELERTLKGSIELSLKTDDHSIPDFSLELGMVKRYYDELKSCMDEEMSSVSSCTESMTWEQVF, from the exons ATGAAGTTAAGTTCACGCCTGACTAACAGCATTGATGAAAACTTCAGGAGGACCTTCCC aaatgACGCAAAATGTGGACCATTCAACGGagtcatcaaaacattttcacttgacACACAGAAGTTGATTCCAAAGTATAAAGATGTCGAACTGCAACTGATTTTTCTTCAGACAGAG GAGGAAAAAATTAAGACAAGAGTCAACAAAATTATCCAGGAAAGTAAGAAAACAATTTACAACAGTCTGATCGAGACAATCGAGAAAGAAATGCAAGACTGCTAcacaa AAGCAGCAAAATTTAGAGGACAGGACACGCTGAAAAACATGAGGGACACTATTGAGAAGCATGTACATGACTCAAAGGACACTATGTTTGACATGGCCAAAAATGAGATGTTGAGACAACTGGATGAACTGAAG ACGTTCATCCTGGAGGAACTGGAGAGAACTCTGAAGGGATCAATTGAGCTGTCACTCAAAACAGATGATCACTCAATCCCAG atttttcattaGAGCTTGGCATGGTGAAGAGATATTATGATGAACTGAAGTCCTGCATGGATGAAGAAATGTCATCAGTAAG CAGCTGCACTGAGTCCATGACATGGGAACAG GTGTTTTAG